The Culex pipiens pallens isolate TS chromosome 2, TS_CPP_V2, whole genome shotgun sequence DNA window GACCAGCACATCAACCTGAGCAACCCCGAGGGCTGCGTGTTCATGTTCATGGCCAAGTTCTTCCCGGAGAACGTGCAGGAGGAGCTGGTCCAGGAGGTCACGCAGCACATGTTCTTCCTGCAGATCAAGGAGGCGATCCTGTCGATGGAGGTGTACTGTCCGCCGGAGGCCTCGGTGCTGCTCGCGTCGTACGCCGTCCAGGCCAAGTACGGGGACTACGACGAGGCGGTCTGCAAGCCGGGCATGCTGATCAGTGAGAACTTGCTGCCCCAGCGGGTTATCGACCAGTACCAGATGACGCCGCAGATGTGGGAGGAACGCATCAAGACGTGGTACGCCGACCATCGGGGAATGTCGCGGGACGAGGCGGAGATGGAGTATTTGAAGATTGCGCAGGATCTGGACATGTTCGGGGTGAACTACTTCCCGATTACGGTGAGTTGTTTGGGCTTTATGTCATGGACGGTCTCAGGAACaattcttttttgccttcctcacctcaatgaggaaaggctataaaatcactcgaaaaatgaacttctttattcgacctcgtagacccaccttcacgtatacctatcgactcagaatcaaattctgaacaaatgtctgtgcgtgtgtctggatgtgagtccgtgcaccgaaaaaatatgcacacgattatctccggactggcttaactgatttggaccgttttggtctcattcgatccgccttggggtcccacaagaccctagttaatattatgatgtttagtgaagtacttcaaaagttatgctaaaaaaacgattttagctaaacttctgaagattgtaaaaagggtggtttttggaagaaaccccgtcatgctacatattgttagaaaggtatttgaaagaccttttcaatgcattcaaaagattgaagatctgacaaccccatcaaaagttatgagcacttaagtgttatttatacacttttttggggccggatctcaaatattttgatgaaaaagctgtccggatctaccatgcgatccatcgttggataggtaatcaaaagacctttccaataagcCCAAGAGattgaggatctgacaaccctatcaaaagttatgagtactttagtgttttatatacacttttttttaggccggatctcagatattttgataaaaataagtgttatttttacactttttttgaggctgtgtagggTATTCACTTTCATGAAtgcaaggaaggcaccaaccaccttaaggtggattaagtaacgttttttttcagaacaagAAAAACACAGAAGTATACGTTGGCGTAACGGCGCTCGGTCTCAACATCTACACCAAGGAGAACAAGCTGACCCCGATGACGACCTTCCCGTGGAACGAAATCCGCAACATCAGCTTCGACGGGAAAAAGTTCTTCGTGAAGACGAACGAGGAAAAGGGCAACTCGGTGGCGACCACGTTCTACTCGGAAAAGGCCCGCACAAACAAGGAACTGCTGGACCTGTGCGTCGGCAACCACGAGCTGTACATGAAGCGACGCAAGCCGGACACGATGGAGATCCAGCAGATGAAAACTCAAGCCAAGGAGGAGAAACACCGGCGACACATCGAGCGCAACAAGCTGGCCCGCGAGAAGCAACTGCGCGAAGAAGCCGAACAGGAGCGTGCCAACATGGAGAAAAGACTGATGCAGCTGCAGGAGGACATGGCCGCGGCCAACGAGGTAAGACAATCGCTACAAATCTCCCCGTAATCTCTCTCTAAACCCCGTCCCAATCCGCCAGATGTTACGCCGCAGCGAGGAAGCCGCCGAACTGCTGGCGGAGAAGAACCGCGTCGCCGAGGAGGAAGCCCTGCTCCTGTCGCACAAAGCCCTCGAAGTGGAGCAGGAAATCAGCCGGATGCGCTTGACGGCGCGCAAAACCGAAGAGGAGAAAAATTACCTCGAGCGAAAAACTCAGGAAGCGGAACTCCTGACGGCCCGCATGATTGAGGAAAGTCGCAAGCGGGCCATGGAGGCGGACAAGCTGAAGAACGAGCTGATCCATGCACGGGTCGCGGAGAAGGAAGCCAAGGAGAAGCTGCTCAACTTTCTGAGCAGGACGTCGACCGAGTCGATCTTCATTACGCCCTCGTCCTCGCCGGAGACGCCGGCGCTCGGCGAGAGCAATACGTACGACCTGCTGGCGGACGGCGATATGGATCAGCTGTCGCTGGAGATCGAGAAGGAAAGGTGGGTGGAGAGAGGCTTGTGTTTGGATATTCCTTATCAATAAGGAATTTGTTTGAAACGTTATCGAAAAATACTGACTTAAATTTACTAACTTTCTTGGACggccaaaaatttctaaatatttcatttttttctcatcataaattttctttaaatcttgtttaataaattcatcattttccaaacacagctgaaattttaaaaattcataaattgtcACTACAGTctagcctcgattatccaaaggtttgcatgggacttcggattatcgaatcacgaacaaaaaaaatccgtatttCTTCTTACTTTTGACATCAAACTTGGGTTCTGCGAAGCAAttatagtcaaatttgaatggttaattgcctattaaattaaaaaattcaatgtttcaatttttcatcaccgccattttggcagtcctcttggattcaaaatttctaaatcactttagagtagttcagAGGTCATAGTCATAGagttcaacaataaaaaacacagcgaaaaaaaaatatttttttgtgattcgattatccgaagcgaaattttgccaaggctttcggataatcgagaatGGACTGTATTTCTAAAAATCCTGAAATTCGTTTAATCTggaatttcgaaattttcctGAAACCATCATTAGAGTTAACATTGGGTCGGggggatgaaatttggtcatacAAAAGTGCACTATTTTGTATgacacaatgtcacccctgatgacagaATTACAATTTAAGAGTAAACTACCtaagttattaaaatttatgaattaaaaaaacttaaaaaaatattgtttgaggTTCAGAACATcagaattttaatgtttacacattctttaaatttgaagattttttaaaataacttttatgatttataaaatttttgattccttaaaattgctaaaaagtctataacaaaacttctacaattcctaAATTACTAAGAAATCACAAGTTTATTTTCTATCTTAgattccaaatttgaaaaaaacttcaaaatttttaacaatttttaaatccccctcaaaactcatgtgatactttgtcggagaagcagtcgattgggcggtctctatcactcaagtatcggactaacattcccatccacttccccgtgaccctaccactggtcgtggccggcgccggtattgatcagcatgataggggcctttgagaagttgcgaagcgaggaaagatagctcccacttatcttccacggctcgtggatgtaacttctggaggtcctggtcaataacggagtagcaactgcgggtgggcacctatgcctatgcttatgcttatgcttatgctaaaatttttaacaatttttaaatgttttgatttttttaatttcgtaaaccattaaaataaaaaaaatagtcgtTAAAATGTCGttaatttgatgattttgcctaattttattttttttctcaattccataaattttcttttttgatattttattctatctttcggtttttgttgatcaGGTAAATTGTCAAATAGAGTTTTATTAACCAAATAAGGAACgaaaaatacgcattttttaaagttattttgaaatatcgaaaaagctttctaaaatgcatataaaaataatttccttTAATTCATAAGAATCAAATTTTCATGGATTTACTTACTTTCTATATTGactcaattttcttaaattgctaacaattgtaaaaattataaaaataaaaaaataatttaaatactctGTATTTGAAATACTATTTACTTATCTTTctgatttatcaaatctggagtttttttaaaaggaccaataaaccaatttctttgtttttgctttttgggtgttttttaatacccctgactcaaggcggttctaaaaacacccaaaaagcaaaaactggaaatttggtttattggaccttttcaaaaaaactcctgaAATGTTCAAGCATCCTAAATTTGCATTCAAAtagattttcttgaaaacttttcactaaatttactgaatatttaaaaaaattaaaataactaaattcatccaATTgctaaaagtaataaaaatccTGAGTcctgcattttcttgaaatctTTTTATTAAATCTactcattttctttaaaatataacaaaaaatactaaaatcttctattttttcaaaaaattaaaattacctaaatcctgaaattttctgaaattcctttttttccaaaatttcaaacaataaataaaacaatgttttaaaaaatttcttgaaatcttttgattaaatttactaACATCGATTAAATTTACtggatcttatttttttattactgaaTTAATCcatttaataaaaatacttaaattcctaaaatccaaaaaatccaaattttcccataattcctgaaatataaaataaaaattcataaattttcgatattttctaaactttattttgatttcagaaATACGTGAattttttattctgtttttttgaattcttcgtggttccaaaattttgaattctctaattgttttcaaatttcgtATATTTTTTCAACTACTATTTGGTAAAAATCCTAATTTCTATTTCTATCTGCTAAAATTCTTCGCtgttccaaaatttcttaatctataattgttttcaaattgttttcctatattttttacGCTATTTCGTAAAAATCTTAACTCAACCTCTACATTttcgaatttcatgaatttctaaaatttagaaaaatccttgaatttctttagttttgtaatttttcctaaaatcataaattttctctatttcataaattttcgaaatttcatttacttcatgatattttttttcattcattatattttttttatttctcttattttataaaattaataaaaaaaagtttttaaatggcctacattttttttaaaaaaactttaaaaaattacagcacTTGTTCATtctaaatttatcatttttacacAGTTTCCTAACACTGCTtagttcttaaaattcctacGACATTCTCAATGCCatatattcatattttttttatatttcttcttttttttataagcaatctataaatttttaaaattcctgaagCAACTGAAATTTTCCATACTAAATTTCctagcattttttttccttgaagCTCAACATTGCCAACTTTTTGCaaccattaaaatttaactttatctACTTTCATgacgttttcaaaattttctttttttattaaattagttaGAAAAAATTGAAAGATCTGATGAAAATTTGCAATGCTTTTGTGTATTTATTAAAACGGCTTCTTTCTCTATTAAGTATCCCGCAAAGTTACTTATTCTTCCTGGAAATGCtttgatttgttgaaaaatctcctatttttgtaaatttacgaaccatttaatttctttaaatggcttaagtttgaaaaatccaaaaattcctttataaatctaaatctaaattaaCTGTAATTACTAACCAATGGAATACCTGATTCGAGtggtagtttgacagttcgctccataagaaatacattgctcACTACCAATCGCGTCGGGTACTCCATTGTTATTTCCAAAGTTTTATATATTAACTTTGAATTTTAAGTATtcctgaaattcaaaaaaataatttttccttctcaagAATTATCTATATTTCGATATTAAGATTTTcttcaataaattaaatatttaaatgttgtTTAACATGTCAAATAACGTGTTGATGTATTATTATTGTGACAttgttatattttgatatttttcaatattgatattaaaaaaaaaatacatttagttCTTTCGATATTTTGATATGTTGAAGTTTtggatattttcatattttataagATAGTTatataattttctttattaaactttttgtattgtggtatttttttattttttttttttttgtaaattccacttaattttctttaaaatttgtgaGTATTTCATGGGGCCATGCATAAACTTCGTGGACACTTGTAGAGGggttgtatggacaattgtctacCGCGggggagtgggggggggggggcggggggggggcacgtggtttatggacggtCCCCACCCAAATCTCTTCACGTCTTCACCTACTAATTCCTGAGAATATTCGGCTTCGACgaaatttgagttattttaaatATGCACGCCCGGTGTTCCACTTTCCATCGGTTCCATGCGCGGATTTTGACAGTTACGTCTGTCGACCGTACACGCTAAACAAATAACGCATTAACGCTGTTACTTTTCTACCGTTATTTTCGTCTCCAGAGTGGAATACCTGACCAAGTCGAAGCAGGTGCAGAACCAGCTCAAGGAGCTCCGCTCCGAGATCGAACAGCTCAAGATCGGCGAGAGCAGCCCGCTGGACACGATCAGCGCCCAGCAGATGCGCCTAGGTGAGACCAAGTACTCCACGCTCAAAAAGCTCAAGTCGGGCTCCACGAAAGCACGGGTAGCGTTCTTTGAGGAATTGTAAGTGACTACTACTCTGACCACCACATCTCCTACATCTTTCTCTCTCTTCTACATACCAAtttcatatcatttttgttggtGTTTAGCCAGTGTTCTTCTTTTCCGGAAGAAGGATGAAACGCTTCTTCGACGcttttgtttatcttttttgACTGTTAGTTTTCTTTTTTCGGTTTCCGTTACTTTTTTTCTACTGTTCGTTTTGGCCATAGATTTTTATCGTGAGTTGTGTTAAATTAAAGAATTGTGTCATACAAAAAATACTCTCTCTGGCGTACCCACGATCGTACTATTCTCCTCgttgccaaattttcaaaaataccttAGCGCATCGGAAA harbors:
- the LOC120419148 gene encoding merlin isoform X4, which codes for MMAPFRRKKSNKEFPVKVCTYDSELEFHLEHRATGGFLFDLICRTIGLRETWYFGLRYVDKKGYKSWLKMDKKVLDQHINLSNPEGCVFMFMAKFFPENVQEELVQEVTQHMFFLQIKEAILSMEVYCPPEASVLLASYAVQAKYGDYDEAVCKPGMLISENLLPQRVIDQYQMTPQMWEERIKTWYADHRGMSRDEAEMEYLKIAQDLDMFGVNYFPITNKKNTEVYVGVTALGLNIYTKENKLTPMTTFPWNEIRNISFDGKKFFVKTNEEKGNSVATTFYSEKARTNKELLDLCVGNHELYMKRRKPDTMEIQQMKTQAKEEKHRRHIERNKLAREKQLREEAEQERANMEKRLMQLQEDMAAANEMLRRSEEAAELLAEKNRVAEEEALLLSHKALEVEQEISRMRLTARKTEEEKNYLERKTQEAELLTARMIEESRKRAMEADKLKNELIHARVAEKEAKEKLLNFLSRTSTESIFITPSSSPETPALGESNTYDLLADGDMDQLSLEIEKERVEYLTKSKQVQNQLKELRSEIEQLKIGESSPLDTISAQQMRLESRRNR
- the LOC120419148 gene encoding merlin isoform X2, which codes for MMAPFRRKKSNKEFPVKVCTYDSELEFHLEHRATGGFLFDLICRTIGLRETWYFGLRYVDKKGYKSWLKMDKKVLDQHINLSNPEGCVFMFMAKFFPENVQEELVQEVTQHMFFLQIKEAILSMEVYCPPEASVLLASYAVQAKYGDYDEAVCKPGMLISENLLPQRVIDQYQMTPQMWEERIKTWYADHRGMSRDEAEMEYLKIAQDLDMFGVNYFPITNKKNTEVYVGVTALGLNIYTKENKLTPMTTFPWNEIRNISFDGKKFFVKTNEEKGNSVATTFYSEKARTNKELLDLCVGNHELYMKRRKPDTMEIQQMKTQAKEEKHRRHIERNKLAREKQLREEAEQERANMEKRLMQLQEDMAAANEMLRRSEEAAELLAEKNRVAEEEALLLSHKALEVEQEISRMRLTARKTEEEKNYLERKTQEAELLTARMIEESRKRAMEADKLKNELIHARVAEKEAKEKLLNFLSRTSTESIFITPSSSPETPALGESNTYDLLADGDMDQLSLEIEKERVEYLTKSKQVQNQLKELRSEIEQLKIGESSPLDTISAQQMRLGETKYSTLKKLKSGSTKARVAFFEELEPEESLA
- the LOC120419148 gene encoding merlin isoform X1 translates to MMAPFRRKKSNKEFPVKVCTYDSELEFHLEHRATGGFLFDLICRTIGLRETWYFGLRYVDKKGYKSWLKMDKKVLDQHINLSNPEGCVFMFMAKFFPENVQEELVQEVTQHMFFLQIKEAILSMEVYCPPEASVLLASYAVQAKYGDYDEAVCKPGMLISENLLPQRVIDQYQMTPQMWEERIKTWYADHRGMSRDEAEMEYLKIAQDLDMFGVNYFPITNKKNTEVYVGVTALGLNIYTKENKLTPMTTFPWNEIRNISFDGKKFFVKTNEEKGNSVATTFYSEKARTNKELLDLCVGNHELYMKRRKPDTMEIQQMKTQAKEEKHRRHIERNKLAREKQLREEAEQERANMEKRLMQLQEDMAAANEMLRRSEEAAELLAEKNRVAEEEALLLSHKALEVEQEISRMRLTARKTEEEKNYLERKTQEAELLTARMIEESRKRAMEADKLKNELIHARVAEKEAKEKLLNFLSRTSTESIFITPSSSPETPALGESNTYDLLADGDMDQLSLEIEKERVEYLTKSKQVQNQLKELRSEIEQLKIGESSPLDTISAQQMRLGETKYSTLKKLKSGSTKARVAFFEEFQCSSFPEEG
- the LOC120419148 gene encoding merlin isoform X3 — its product is MMAPFRRKKSNKEFPVKVCTYDSELEFHLEHRATGGFLFDLICRTIGLRETWYFGLRYVDKKGYKSWLKMDKKVLDQHINLSNPEGCVFMFMAKFFPENVQEELVQEVTQHMFFLQIKEAILSMEVYCPPEASVLLASYAVQAKYGDYDEAVCKPGMLISENLLPQRVIDQYQMTPQMWEERIKTWYADHRGMSRDEAEMEYLKIAQDLDMFGVNYFPITNKKNTEVYVGVTALGLNIYTKENKLTPMTTFPWNEIRNISFDGKKFFVKTNEEKGNSVATTFYSEKARTNKELLDLCVGNHELYMKRRKPDTMEIQQMKTQAKEEKHRRHIERNKLAREKQLREEAEQERANMEKRLMQLQEDMAAANEMLRRSEEAAELLAEKNRVAEEEALLLSHKALEVEQEISRMRLTARKTEEEKNYLERKTQEAELLTARMIEESRKRAMEADKLKNELIHARVAEKEAKEKLLNFLSRTSTESIFITPSSSPETPALGESNTYDLLADGDMDQLSLEIEKERVEYLTKSKQVQNQLKELRSEIEQLKIGESSPLDTISAQQMRLGETKYSTLKKLKSGSTKARVAFFEEL